From a region of the Rathayibacter sp. VKM Ac-2804 genome:
- a CDS encoding response regulator has translation MTDQETPQTAPRRVVVAEDESLIRMDIVEILRDNGFEVVGEAGDGETAVALATELRPDLVIMDVKMPQLDGISAAERLSKAHIAPVVLLTAFSQKELVERASEAGALAYVVKPFTPNDLLPAIEIALSRYAQILTLEAEVADMVERFETRKLVDRAKGLLNEKMGLSEPEAFRWIQKASMDRRLTMHDVAQAIIEQLSPKK, from the coding sequence GTGACAGACCAGGAAACTCCGCAGACCGCACCCCGTCGGGTCGTCGTCGCAGAGGACGAATCGCTCATCCGCATGGACATCGTGGAGATCCTCCGCGACAACGGCTTCGAGGTCGTCGGTGAGGCGGGCGACGGCGAGACGGCCGTGGCCCTCGCCACCGAGCTGCGCCCCGATCTGGTGATCATGGACGTGAAGATGCCCCAGCTCGACGGCATCTCCGCCGCTGAGCGCCTCTCGAAGGCGCACATCGCCCCCGTCGTCCTGCTGACCGCCTTCAGTCAGAAGGAGCTGGTCGAGCGCGCGAGCGAGGCCGGCGCGCTGGCCTACGTGGTCAAGCCGTTCACGCCGAACGACCTGCTGCCGGCGATCGAGATCGCCCTCTCCCGCTACGCGCAGATCCTCACCCTCGAGGCCGAGGTCGCCGACATGGTCGAGCGCTTCGAGACCCGCAAGCTCGTCGACCGGGCCAAGGGCCTGCTCAACGAGAAGATGGGCCTCTCCGAGCCCGAGGCCTTCCGCTGGATCCAGAAGGCGTCGATGGACCGCCGCCTCACCATGCACGACGTCGCGCAGGCGATCATCGAGCAGCTCAGCCCCAAGAAGTAG